The following are from one region of the Bradyrhizobium septentrionale genome:
- a CDS encoding HAD family hydrolase, protein MNARWTVDAVLLDMDGTLLDTEKVYFDSLVAALNASGYTDDVAALCHSMVGLPGPVCEAMLIDRYGAAFPLADVNRAFIVTRDRMFDAGLPLKTGTLELLDGLAAADCRTAIVTSSSRRTAERHLTLAGIRDRFETLLTLDDVTHGKPNPELYLKAAARLDVTPAACIAVEDSNHGVTAAHAAGAITLMVPDMAAPTEATRAKCAAVLPDLNAVLALLQERGAL, encoded by the coding sequence GTGAACGCACGCTGGACCGTCGACGCCGTCCTGCTCGACATGGACGGCACGCTGCTCGACACCGAGAAGGTTTACTTCGACAGCCTGGTCGCGGCGCTGAATGCCAGCGGCTACACCGATGATGTCGCCGCGCTCTGTCATTCCATGGTCGGACTGCCCGGCCCGGTCTGCGAGGCGATGCTGATCGATCGCTATGGCGCGGCGTTTCCGCTCGCTGACGTCAATCGCGCCTTCATCGTCACCCGCGATCGCATGTTTGACGCCGGCCTGCCGTTGAAGACCGGCACGCTCGAGCTGCTCGACGGCCTTGCCGCCGCCGACTGCCGGACCGCGATCGTGACCTCTTCATCCCGCCGCACGGCCGAGCGCCATCTCACGCTCGCCGGAATCCGCGACCGTTTCGAGACGCTGTTGACGCTCGACGACGTGACGCACGGCAAGCCAAACCCGGAGCTCTATCTGAAGGCCGCCGCGCGGCTTGACGTGACGCCGGCGGCGTGCATCGCCGTGGAAGACTCCAACCACGGCGTCACGGCCGCCCACGCCGCCGGCGCCATCACGCTGATGGTGCCGGACATGGCGGCGCCGACCGAGGCGACGCGCGCGAAATGCGCAGCCGTGCTGCCCGACCTCAACGCAGTGCTGGCGCTGCTGCAGGAGCGCGGCGCACTTTAA
- a CDS encoding VOC family protein, whose protein sequence is MPNLENLRKQAKLILRRHRDRYHPVAAQIRSGLSRFSQMTDSEILAHSFKLGDAQELVARQHGFESWQALKTGSLTMTNRADVQSTRPFITAAEPQLFVADINAACDFFVGKLGFTVAFTYGEPPFYAQVARDGAKLNLRCVAAPLIDGALRDREQLLAASLTVASANEIKALFLEFQAADVNLFQTLKRQPWGARDFIVKDPDGNLLLFAGPAE, encoded by the coding sequence ATGCCCAATCTCGAAAACCTTCGCAAGCAGGCCAAGCTGATTCTGCGCAGGCATCGCGACCGTTATCATCCGGTCGCCGCCCAGATCAGGTCGGGCTTGTCCCGTTTCAGCCAGATGACAGATTCCGAAATCCTCGCGCACAGCTTCAAGCTGGGCGATGCGCAGGAATTGGTCGCGCGGCAGCACGGGTTCGAGAGCTGGCAGGCGCTCAAGACAGGATCCTTGACCATGACCAATCGTGCAGACGTTCAATCGACCAGACCCTTCATCACCGCTGCCGAGCCGCAGCTGTTCGTGGCCGATATCAATGCGGCGTGCGACTTCTTCGTCGGCAAGCTCGGCTTCACCGTCGCCTTCACCTATGGCGAGCCGCCGTTCTACGCACAGGTCGCGCGCGACGGAGCAAAACTCAATCTGCGCTGCGTCGCGGCGCCGCTGATTGACGGCGCGCTGCGCGATCGCGAACAGTTGCTGGCGGCGTCGCTGACGGTCGCGAGCGCCAACGAGATCAAGGCGCTGTTCCTGGAATTTCAGGCGGCTGATGTGAACTTGTTCCAGACGCTGAAGCGGCAGCCTTGGGGCGCGCGGGATTTTATCGTCAAGGATCCGGACGGCAATTTGCTGCTGTTTGCCGGGCCCGCTGAGTAG
- a CDS encoding SphA family protein — protein MRYLGPGLGRRFFSQWHLSVGALAALLVLSTQAARADENGISFWLPGFFGSLAAVPQQAPGWSVTSVYYHTSVSAGGDVARSREITLGRFPANLTATVNATVNANVNLGLVAGTYTFATPVLGGQASASLLATYGSNSTSLAGSLVGTLTGPGGATSPFSRFDSIDSSLIAFGDLIPQFALRWNAGVNNYMTYVTADLPAGAYQSGRLANLGLGHWAIDAGGGYTYFDPKTGHEFSTVLGFTYNFVNPSTDYQSGVDMHLDWGASQFLTKQWQVGLVGYLYQQLGCDSGSGDRVGCFRSRVAGVGPQVGYIFPVGDMQGYLNLKGYGEFANENRPAGWNVWLTFNLQPAAPTPPTSTRPRFTK, from the coding sequence ATGCGGTACCTTGGACCTGGTTTGGGACGCAGATTTTTTTCGCAGTGGCATTTGAGTGTTGGGGCGCTTGCCGCTCTGCTGGTGCTTTCCACCCAAGCGGCTCGCGCCGATGAAAATGGCATCAGCTTTTGGCTACCCGGATTTTTTGGCAGCCTCGCGGCTGTTCCTCAGCAGGCGCCGGGCTGGTCGGTGACCTCGGTTTATTATCACACCTCCGTTTCCGCCGGCGGCGACGTGGCGCGGTCGCGCGAAATCACGCTTGGTCGCTTTCCGGCGAATCTGACGGCCACCGTGAACGCGACCGTCAATGCGAATGTGAATCTTGGCCTTGTGGCCGGGACTTATACTTTTGCGACACCGGTGCTTGGTGGTCAGGCCTCTGCCAGCCTGTTGGCGACCTACGGCTCCAACTCCACGTCGCTGGCGGGATCACTCGTTGGGACATTGACGGGACCGGGCGGCGCCACGTCCCCCTTCTCCCGGTTTGACAGCATCGACAGCTCGCTCATTGCATTCGGCGACCTGATCCCGCAGTTCGCGCTGCGCTGGAATGCCGGCGTCAACAATTACATGACATACGTTACCGCCGACCTCCCGGCCGGCGCCTACCAGTCGGGCCGCCTTGCGAATCTGGGGCTTGGGCACTGGGCAATCGACGCGGGCGGCGGCTACACCTATTTCGATCCAAAGACCGGGCATGAATTTTCGACGGTGCTGGGATTCACCTACAACTTCGTCAACCCCTCCACTGACTATCAAAGCGGCGTCGACATGCACCTCGATTGGGGCGCGTCGCAATTCCTGACCAAGCAGTGGCAGGTCGGCCTCGTCGGTTACCTCTATCAGCAGCTCGGATGCGACAGCGGCTCCGGCGATCGCGTCGGCTGCTTCCGGTCGCGCGTGGCCGGCGTCGGCCCGCAGGTCGGCTACATTTTCCCGGTCGGAGACATGCAGGGATATCTGAACCTGAAGGGCTACGGCGAATTCGCCAATGAAAATCGGCCGGCAGGCTGGAACGTCTGGCTGACGTTCAATCTTCAGCCCGCGGCGCCAACGCCGCCGACATCCACAAGGCCCAGATTCACAAAGTAG
- a CDS encoding TetR/AcrR family transcriptional regulator, producing the protein MPRPSEPTRARIVQAASALFYNEGIRRVSVDEVAAKAGLTKRTLYYHFKSKDDLVAAYLAARDQPNLALFRKWFAEAEGGLPAKVEAIFKNLARSARHPKWKGCGFLRTSAELANMPGHPAIRIGAAHKKKFEDWLRATFAEQGTADPLKLARQILLLLDGSSAVVLLHRDASYMETAGEAARTLIETALAKPGRKRG; encoded by the coding sequence ATGCCCAGACCCTCAGAGCCCACCCGCGCGCGTATTGTCCAGGCGGCAAGCGCGCTGTTCTACAATGAAGGCATCCGCCGCGTCAGCGTCGACGAGGTCGCCGCCAAGGCCGGCCTCACCAAACGCACGCTGTATTATCACTTCAAGAGCAAGGACGACCTGGTCGCGGCCTATCTGGCCGCGCGCGACCAGCCCAATCTCGCGCTGTTCCGAAAATGGTTTGCGGAGGCCGAAGGCGGCCTGCCGGCGAAGGTCGAGGCGATCTTCAAGAACCTCGCGCGCTCGGCGCGGCATCCGAAGTGGAAGGGCTGCGGCTTCCTGCGCACCTCCGCCGAGCTTGCCAACATGCCCGGGCATCCCGCGATCAGGATCGGCGCCGCGCACAAGAAGAAGTTCGAGGACTGGCTGCGCGCGACCTTCGCGGAGCAGGGGACCGCCGATCCGCTGAAGCTGGCGCGGCAGATCCTGCTGCTGCTGGACGGCTCATCCGCGGTCGTGCTGCTGCATCGCGACGCGAGCTATATGGAGACGGCCGGCGAGGCCGCGCGCACGCTGATCGAGACGGCGTTGGCGAAGCCGGGGCGTAAACGAGGCTAG
- a CDS encoding crotonase/enoyl-CoA hydratase family protein → MPEPILLETKDGIALITLNRPAQLNALNYALIDQLMAALDRIEGDADVRAVILTGAGERAFSAGADIHEFSGSVKQGAAVAVRDFVRRGQAMTARLEAFRKPVIAAVNGLAFGGGCEITEAVHLAVASDRALFAKPEIKLGMPPTFGGTQRLPRLAGRKRGLELLLAGDPFSPEHAREIGLVNQIVPHDQLLTAARELACRIIRHSPDAVASTITAVTRGLNMPIAEGLLVESEQFAALVPGRDLAEGLAAWRERRPAKYVGA, encoded by the coding sequence ATGCCCGAACCCATCCTGCTCGAGACCAAAGACGGGATCGCCCTGATCACCCTGAACCGTCCCGCGCAGCTCAACGCACTGAACTACGCGCTGATCGATCAGCTGATGGCCGCGCTCGACCGCATCGAGGGCGACGCCGACGTGCGCGCCGTGATCCTGACCGGCGCCGGCGAGCGCGCCTTCTCGGCGGGCGCCGACATCCACGAATTCTCCGGTAGCGTGAAGCAAGGAGCAGCCGTCGCGGTGCGCGACTTCGTCCGCCGCGGTCAGGCGATGACCGCGCGGCTGGAGGCGTTCAGGAAGCCCGTCATCGCCGCGGTCAACGGGCTCGCCTTCGGCGGCGGCTGCGAGATCACGGAGGCGGTGCACCTTGCTGTTGCCAGCGATCGCGCGCTGTTTGCAAAACCCGAGATCAAGCTCGGCATGCCCCCGACCTTCGGCGGCACGCAGCGGCTGCCCCGGCTGGCGGGACGCAAGCGCGGATTGGAATTGCTGCTCGCCGGCGACCCGTTCTCACCCGAGCACGCGCGCGAGATCGGACTGGTCAACCAGATCGTGCCGCATGATCAATTGCTGACGGCCGCGCGCGAACTCGCCTGCCGCATCATCAGGCATTCGCCCGATGCCGTTGCCAGCACCATCACCGCGGTGACGCGCGGGCTCAACATGCCGATTGCCGAGGGCCTTCTGGTCGAGAGCGAGCAGTTCGCCGCGCTGGTGCCGGGCCGTGATCTCGCCGAGGGGCTCGCGGCGTGGAGGGAGCGGCGGCCGGCGAAATATGTTGGGGCGTGA
- a CDS encoding glutathione binding-like protein: protein MIDLHYWSTPNGHKITMILEETGLEYRIFPVNIGKGDQFKPDFLQVAPNNRIPAILDHAPKGGGKPISLFESGAILLYLAEKTGKFLPADLYGRYDAIQWTFWQMGGLGPMAGQNHHFRNYAVEKLPYAIDRYVNETNRLYGVLNKRLADREFIAGDYSIADMASYPWVVPYKNQGQEIEDFPHLKRWLETIGKRPATERAYAKAKEVNPNFGQPAIRTEEERKLLFGQTAAVVR from the coding sequence ATGATCGACCTCCATTACTGGTCCACGCCGAACGGTCACAAGATAACGATGATCCTCGAGGAGACCGGATTGGAATACAGGATCTTCCCGGTCAACATCGGCAAGGGCGATCAGTTCAAGCCGGATTTCCTGCAAGTCGCGCCGAACAACCGCATTCCCGCGATCCTTGATCACGCGCCGAAGGGCGGCGGCAAGCCGATCTCCCTGTTCGAGTCCGGCGCGATCCTGCTCTATCTCGCCGAGAAGACCGGAAAATTCCTGCCTGCGGATCTCTACGGCCGCTATGACGCGATCCAGTGGACGTTCTGGCAGATGGGCGGGCTCGGGCCGATGGCCGGGCAGAACCATCACTTCCGCAACTATGCGGTGGAGAAACTGCCTTACGCGATCGACCGCTATGTCAACGAGACCAACCGGCTCTACGGCGTGCTCAACAAGCGGCTCGCCGACCGCGAGTTTATCGCCGGCGACTATTCGATCGCCGACATGGCAAGCTATCCCTGGGTGGTGCCCTACAAGAACCAGGGCCAGGAGATCGAGGACTTCCCGCATCTGAAGCGCTGGCTGGAGACGATCGGCAAGCGCCCCGCGACCGAGCGCGCCTATGCCAAGGCGAAGGAGGTCAACCCGAATTTCGGCCAGCCCGCGATCCGCACCGAGGAAGAGCGCAAGCTGCTGTTCGGGCAGACCGCGGCGGTGGTGCGGTAA
- a CDS encoding MBL fold metallo-hydrolase, with the protein MTRDLARRDFLKGSAAIAGAAAAGAFSCVEIASAAPIQVPTVDKLSIRVLVDSSFDLFLRPKQAHGVSIAPAARGPDFRKSLHNEWGLSLWLESEAAGSQRTLMLDYGYTPEVLLNNMELVGVDPAKLDGLIVSHGHYDHFGGLNGFLDKFRDRLPADVKLYAGGEDNFCHRVSATPTKGQFADFGTLDRRQLAAQRVTTVLCETPTVIAGHAFTTGKITRRSIERVLPQTWVEFSMKDGLGCNASHYLPAEMEGKIVPDEHIHEHATCFNVKDFGLVVISSCGHVGIVNSVKQAQEVSGIQKVHAIVGGFHLGPAPKDYLTEVVAEIKKLDPDVLIPMHCSGLNFVQEATAQMGDKVLVTTTGSRLSFGI; encoded by the coding sequence ATGACACGGGATTTGGCACGACGTGATTTCCTGAAAGGTTCGGCGGCGATCGCCGGCGCCGCAGCCGCGGGCGCTTTCTCCTGCGTCGAGATCGCGAGCGCGGCGCCGATCCAGGTGCCGACCGTCGACAAGCTGTCGATCCGCGTCCTCGTCGATTCCAGCTTTGACTTGTTCCTGCGGCCCAAGCAGGCGCACGGCGTCTCAATCGCGCCGGCGGCACGCGGCCCCGACTTCCGCAAATCGCTGCACAATGAATGGGGCCTGTCGCTGTGGCTGGAATCGGAGGCCGCGGGCAGCCAGCGCACGCTGATGCTGGACTATGGCTACACGCCCGAGGTGCTGCTCAACAACATGGAACTGGTCGGCGTCGATCCCGCCAAGCTCGACGGACTGATCGTGAGCCATGGGCATTACGATCATTTCGGCGGCCTCAACGGCTTCCTCGACAAATTCCGCGACAGGCTGCCGGCCGATGTGAAGCTCTATGCCGGCGGCGAGGATAATTTCTGCCACCGCGTCAGCGCGACGCCAACCAAGGGCCAGTTCGCCGATTTCGGCACGCTCGACCGCCGCCAGCTCGCCGCGCAGCGCGTCACCACGGTGCTGTGCGAGACCCCGACCGTGATCGCGGGCCACGCTTTCACCACCGGCAAGATCACCCGCCGCAGCATCGAGCGCGTGCTGCCGCAGACCTGGGTCGAGTTCAGCATGAAGGACGGGCTCGGCTGCAACGCCAGCCACTATCTGCCGGCCGAGATGGAAGGCAAGATCGTGCCGGACGAGCACATCCACGAGCACGCGACCTGCTTCAACGTGAAGGATTTCGGCCTGGTCGTGATCTCGTCCTGCGGCCATGTCGGCATCGTCAATTCGGTGAAGCAGGCGCAGGAGGTCTCGGGCATCCAGAAGGTGCATGCGATCGTCGGCGGCTTCCATCTCGGGCCGGCGCCGAAGGACTACCTCACCGAGGTCGTCGCCGAGATCAAGAAGCTCGACCCCGACGTATTGATCCCCATGCATTGCTCCGGGCTCAACTTCGTGCAGGAGGCGACCGCGCAGATGGGCGACAAGGTGCTGGTCACGACGACGGGCAGCCGCCTCTCCTTCGGCATATGA
- a CDS encoding SCO family protein — MTRNILRAIACAGAGLWLTLASALAGDALGQSARSAAEIMDILMWNREPVGGPFALTDQAGHARTDEEFRGKLMLVYFGFTYCPDVCPTDLQAIALTLDKLGPDGDQVQPIFITVDPERDTAAHLAEYVPLFHPRLIGLTGSFEAIRQLADAYKVYYARVPLKDDDYTVDHTAYIYLMDRDGNYLGFFPPGTSADRMVEIIRPRLAEPAR; from the coding sequence ATGACCCGAAACATCCTGCGCGCTATCGCATGCGCCGGCGCCGGTCTATGGTTGACGCTGGCGTCAGCACTCGCCGGCGATGCACTGGGGCAATCGGCGCGCTCGGCCGCCGAGATCATGGACATCCTGATGTGGAATCGGGAGCCGGTCGGAGGCCCGTTCGCGCTGACCGATCAGGCCGGCCATGCGCGCACCGACGAGGAGTTTCGCGGCAAGTTGATGCTGGTCTATTTCGGCTTCACCTATTGCCCCGACGTCTGCCCGACCGATCTGCAGGCGATCGCGCTAACTCTCGACAAGCTCGGCCCTGACGGCGATCAGGTGCAGCCGATCTTCATCACGGTCGATCCCGAGCGCGACACCGCCGCGCATCTGGCGGAGTATGTGCCGCTGTTCCATCCGCGGCTGATCGGCCTTACCGGCAGCTTTGAAGCGATCCGCCAGCTGGCCGATGCCTACAAGGTCTACTACGCCAGGGTGCCGCTGAAGGACGACGACTACACCGTCGATCACACCGCCTACATCTATCTGATGGACCGCGACGGCAATTATCTCGGCTTCTTCCCGCCCGGCACGTCGGCCGACCGGATGGTCGAGATCATCCGGCCGAGGCTCGCCGAGCCGGCGCGCTAG
- a CDS encoding ISAs1 family transposase has product MCLETCFGSVPDPRAGNATHRLGDLIVMMVAASLCGAATATEFALFAETRRAVLSRLIDYDVAPSHDTFSRLLRLLDPRAFEQAFASFAAGFARALGESSGTTVATPDEVVALDGKALRRAYEQGQQAYPPLTVSAFATQTRLCLAAASPTAAENEIEAALKVIALIDLTDKIVTADALHCHRRMAEAVVEQNADYVLALKGNRGHWHKEAESLLARAPSPPVVEQTERGHGRDEWRKAEVVPVETALMPGHAAIIRITSRRDRSEPLTRLFMTSRVFSPQQALDITRAHWQVENGLHWMLDVHLAEDMNRARKDHAPANIAILKRIAKNILQMTDPPKVPISHRIKKCAWNDDYLLKALAHMR; this is encoded by the coding sequence ATCTGCCTGGAAACCTGTTTTGGATCGGTTCCCGACCCCCGAGCCGGAAACGCGACGCATCGGTTGGGCGACCTGATCGTGATGATGGTCGCCGCGAGCCTGTGCGGGGCCGCGACAGCAACCGAATTTGCGTTGTTCGCGGAGACCCGCAGGGCTGTGCTGTCTCGCCTGATCGATTACGACGTGGCCCCCAGCCACGATACTTTCTCGCGGCTTTTGCGGCTGCTGGATCCGCGGGCGTTCGAGCAGGCTTTTGCGTCGTTTGCCGCGGGTTTTGCCCGGGCGCTCGGCGAATCCAGCGGCACGACTGTGGCCACGCCAGACGAGGTGGTCGCGCTCGACGGCAAGGCCTTGCGGCGCGCCTATGAACAAGGCCAGCAGGCCTATCCGCCGCTGACGGTCTCGGCCTTCGCCACGCAAACCCGGCTTTGCCTTGCGGCCGCGTCGCCGACGGCGGCCGAGAACGAGATTGAGGCCGCCCTGAAGGTGATCGCGCTGATTGATCTGACTGACAAGATCGTCACGGCCGACGCGCTGCATTGCCATCGCCGGATGGCCGAGGCGGTCGTCGAACAGAATGCGGACTATGTGCTGGCGCTGAAAGGCAACCGTGGTCACTGGCACAAGGAAGCCGAGAGCCTGCTGGCACGAGCGCCCTCGCCACCGGTTGTCGAGCAGACGGAACGCGGTCATGGCCGCGACGAATGGCGGAAAGCTGAGGTGGTGCCGGTCGAGACCGCGCTGATGCCCGGCCATGCCGCCATCATCCGGATCACTTCCCGGCGTGATCGGTCCGAGCCGCTGACGCGCTTGTTCATGACCTCGCGCGTGTTCTCGCCGCAGCAGGCCCTCGACATCACGCGAGCCCATTGGCAGGTCGAGAACGGCCTGCACTGGATGCTTGATGTTCATCTCGCCGAGGATATGAACCGAGCTCGCAAGGACCACGCACCTGCCAACATCGCCATCCTCAAGCGAATCGCAAAAAATATCCTGCAGATGACCGACCCGCCGAAGGTCCCTATCAGCCACCGCATCAAAAAATGCGCATGGAACGACGACTACCTCCTCAAAGCCCTGGCCCATATGCGATAG
- a CDS encoding sulfite exporter TauE/SafE family protein: protein MSPLLIAALGALMVATAFLSGLFGMAGGLILIGVLLAILPLPSAMVLHAITQMASNGWRAFLWRRHIRWRPVAVYLIGCALALGLWSITRYVPDKPVALLLLGVTPFLARLVPKGIKPNPDSLWQGTFYGSVCMGLMLMTGVSGPLMDTFFLGGNFGRRETVATKATCQVASHFTKLIYFGGIIDQAASLDPVLALVAVAASMLGTSLARRILEAMSDQQFRTWANRLITTVASYYILYGGWLMFAGDSAVAQ from the coding sequence ATGAGCCCCCTCCTGATCGCAGCACTCGGTGCCCTCATGGTCGCGACGGCGTTCCTGTCGGGACTGTTCGGCATGGCCGGCGGGCTGATCCTGATCGGCGTGCTGCTGGCGATCCTGCCGCTGCCGTCGGCGATGGTGCTGCACGCGATCACCCAGATGGCTTCGAACGGCTGGCGCGCTTTCCTGTGGCGGCGGCACATCCGCTGGCGGCCGGTCGCGGTCTACCTGATCGGCTGTGCGCTGGCGCTTGGGCTGTGGTCGATCACCCGCTACGTGCCGGACAAGCCGGTCGCGCTGCTGCTGCTCGGCGTCACGCCGTTCCTGGCGCGGCTGGTGCCGAAGGGCATCAAGCCGAATCCGGACAGCCTCTGGCAGGGGACATTCTACGGCTCGGTCTGCATGGGGCTGATGCTGATGACCGGCGTCTCCGGTCCGCTGATGGACACCTTCTTCCTCGGCGGCAATTTCGGCCGGCGCGAGACGGTGGCGACCAAGGCGACCTGCCAGGTCGCGAGCCACTTCACCAAGCTGATCTATTTCGGCGGCATCATCGACCAGGCTGCCTCGCTCGATCCCGTGCTGGCGCTGGTTGCGGTCGCGGCATCGATGCTCGGCACCTCGCTGGCGCGGCGGATATTGGAGGCGATGAGCGACCAGCAGTTCCGCACCTGGGCCAACCGCCTGATCACGACGGTTGCGAGCTACTACATCCTTTACGGCGGCTGGCTGATGTTCGCGGGCGATAGCGCCGTCGCGCAATAG
- a CDS encoding LysR substrate-binding domain-containing protein has product MRRLLFLNGIKAFEAAARTGSFAAAGHELNVSAAAISRMVHLLEERLGVALFERKANRLVTTPAGRAYQGGLTPIFDALASLTAQVTASASARVLTVGVGPTFAMKWMIPHLAEFRKAEPDIEVRITTGGMAAPFGDDWSCGIQLGDGQWPGLVAEPLFAADLMPVCTARLANGLKRPADLKGPSLIRVAHSPDDWPSWLKAAGVSRVNARGPEFQFYGQALQAAVDGLGIAMGIRPYIDDDLAAGRLVAPFALSVPKGMRWYLVYRGFHAEQRDFAAFRRWIIRAAAEPAARRKGTRSA; this is encoded by the coding sequence ATGCGGCGGCTGCTCTTTCTCAACGGCATCAAGGCGTTCGAAGCCGCGGCGCGGACCGGCAGCTTCGCGGCCGCAGGCCACGAGCTCAACGTCTCGGCCGCCGCGATCAGCCGGATGGTGCATCTCCTGGAAGAGCGGCTCGGCGTCGCGCTGTTCGAGCGCAAGGCCAACCGCTTGGTCACCACACCGGCCGGCCGCGCCTATCAAGGCGGGCTGACGCCGATCTTCGACGCGCTGGCGAGCCTCACCGCGCAGGTCACCGCGTCGGCGAGCGCGCGCGTGCTGACCGTCGGCGTCGGCCCGACATTCGCGATGAAATGGATGATCCCGCACCTCGCCGAATTCCGCAAAGCGGAGCCCGACATCGAGGTGCGCATCACCACCGGCGGCATGGCGGCGCCGTTCGGCGACGACTGGAGCTGCGGCATCCAGCTCGGCGACGGCCAGTGGCCGGGCCTCGTCGCCGAACCGCTGTTCGCCGCCGACCTCATGCCGGTGTGCACGGCACGGCTCGCCAACGGCTTGAAGCGCCCCGCCGATCTCAAGGGGCCGAGCCTGATCCGCGTCGCGCATTCGCCCGACGACTGGCCGTCATGGCTGAAGGCCGCCGGCGTATCGCGGGTCAACGCACGCGGACCGGAATTCCAGTTCTACGGCCAGGCGCTGCAGGCCGCGGTCGACGGGCTCGGCATCGCGATGGGGATCCGGCCCTATATCGATGATGATCTCGCCGCCGGCCGGCTGGTGGCGCCGTTCGCGCTCAGCGTGCCGAAGGGGATGCGCTGGTATCTGGTCTATCGCGGCTTCCATGCCGAGCAGCGCGATTTCGCCGCGTTCCGGCGCTGGATCATCCGCGCCGCGGCGGAGCCCGCCGCCCGCCGCAAGGGGACGCGCAGTGCCTGA
- a CDS encoding NAD(P)-binding domain-containing protein has product MPDETIDTLVIGGGQAGLTMSHRLKQRGIAHLVLERQRIGERWRSERWDGLMFQFPNWSVRLPEFAFPHRDPDGFSPTSAIVDFIEAYAAFVAPPIRCGVAVTRLRGNDSGGFIAETADGRITARNVVVATGPYQRPLRPDILRDADIFQVHASGYKNPAQLPDGAVLVIGAGASGAQIAEELARAGRRVLLSVGQHSRLPRRYRGHDLIWWLAEMGIDQRPVEERGPSRLLPVISGAHGGQTVDFRRFAAEGITLLGRVSAYNDGVITIAPDLAENIGNGDAYYATFLAMVDDFIAARGLDCSPDPAARARLPDPVCLTTPLCELDLRSEGITAVIWATGYGLDLNWIDIPVLDANGAPRHRHGVSDVPGLYFLGLQWLSRMKSSFLSGVGDDAADLADHIAARG; this is encoded by the coding sequence GTGCCTGACGAGACGATCGATACGCTGGTGATCGGCGGCGGCCAGGCCGGGCTCACCATGAGCCACCGGCTGAAGCAGCGCGGCATCGCGCATCTGGTGCTCGAGCGACAGCGCATCGGCGAGCGCTGGCGCAGCGAGCGCTGGGACGGATTGATGTTCCAGTTCCCGAACTGGTCGGTGCGGTTGCCCGAGTTCGCGTTCCCGCACCGCGATCCCGACGGCTTCTCGCCGACGAGCGCGATCGTCGACTTCATCGAGGCTTACGCCGCCTTCGTCGCGCCGCCGATCCGCTGCGGCGTCGCGGTGACACGGCTGCGCGGTAACGACAGCGGCGGTTTCATCGCCGAGACCGCGGACGGACGCATCACAGCCCGGAACGTCGTCGTCGCCACCGGCCCCTATCAGCGGCCGCTGCGGCCGGACATCCTGCGCGACGCCGATATCTTCCAGGTCCACGCCAGCGGTTACAAAAATCCCGCGCAATTGCCTGACGGCGCCGTGCTGGTGATCGGCGCCGGCGCCTCCGGCGCGCAGATCGCCGAAGAGCTCGCGCGCGCCGGCCGCCGCGTCCTGCTCTCGGTCGGACAGCACAGCCGGCTGCCGCGCCGCTATCGCGGCCACGACCTGATCTGGTGGCTCGCCGAGATGGGCATCGACCAGAGACCGGTCGAGGAACGCGGCCCGTCGCGCCTGCTGCCGGTGATCTCGGGCGCCCATGGCGGCCAGACCGTCGACTTCCGCCGCTTCGCGGCCGAAGGCATCACGCTGCTCGGCCGCGTCAGCGCCTATAACGACGGCGTGATCACGATCGCGCCCGACCTTGCCGAGAACATCGGCAATGGCGATGCGTATTACGCGACGTTCCTCGCCATGGTCGACGACTTCATCGCCGCGCGCGGGCTCGATTGCTCGCCTGATCCCGCCGCCCGCGCCCGCCTGCCCGACCCGGTCTGCCTCACGACGCCGTTGTGCGAGCTCGACCTGCGCAGCGAGGGCATCACCGCCGTGATCTGGGCCACCGGCTACGGCCTCGATCTGAACTGGATCGATATACCGGTGCTGGATGCCAACGGAGCACCCCGACACCGCCACGGCGTCTCCGACGTGCCCGGCCTCTATTTCCTCGGCCTGCAATGGTTGTCGCGGATGAAATCCTCGTTCCTGTCCGGCGTCGGCGACGACGCGGCCGATCTTGCCGATCACATCGCCGCCCGCGGCTAG